Genomic DNA from Candidatus Shapirobacteria bacterium:
GTTCAGAAAAAAGCTGTCATTGGCACTGATGGAGATGGTGCGGGCGCTCTCTATGGCTATCACTTAGACAAAAAATTAGTCACCTGGCATCCGCAAAAACCACCGACCACCGTTATCAGCACCAGCTGGGGGCAGTTTGGCAGTTATCTTCTGGGGATTCTCGACAATCCCGTTACCGCTGTCACCGATTTTACCGATTTGTTTACGGTCGAACAATACAATACCTATACCATGACCGAAGTTCTGCCCGCCGACTTTCCCGGCGCTCCTCCGCAAAACTAGTTAACTTAGGCAATTACGTTTTGTTTATAATCTTTACATGGAGTTGCCGGCATTTATTAAAAAAAATGCGTTTATATGTTTAGTGTTTTTGTCGGTTTCCTTTTCATATTTTCAAGTCGTTTTATCAAAAAATACGCCACTTCTCTATCAGAATGAAGTAGACCTGATAGAGCAGCAGCAAAGAATGAACGACTACCCTTCAATGTACTATCGACTGGCAAACATTATCGAAAAACGTCCGGAAAGTAGATTGTTTTTCAAATTACAAGACAATTTTTTTAGTATTTTTGATATAAAATCGCTACCGTTTTTAATAATTTTTTTGATATTAATAGGGTTTTTTGATTTAGTTCAAAAAGGTTATTTAAAATATTTTTTACCTCTTTTTATAATTCCCGTGCTCACTCTGACTTTTGTTGGGTCAAACGCCACCGTTGGTAACTTTTGTCTTTATCCGGTTTTATTTATTTTTGCCATCAATGGATTTTTATCGATTGCTAAAAAATAATCTGTTGTTGATATTTATTCTTACACTCGGACTGTTCCTTTACTGTTATCAATTGGGAACAATTCCCTCCGGAGTATTTATGGATGAAGCTCTAGTCGGATATGACGCCTTTTCTATTCTTAATACTCTCAAAGATCACCAGGGGCAAACTCTGCCAATTTATTTCAAATTCTTTAATTCCTACACTCCGGGCCTATTTGTCTATGTTGAAACGATTTTTGTCAAACTGTTCGGACTAAACCCCCAGGCCATCAGGTTGCCTTCAGCAATTTCCTTACTGTCAGTTGCCACTGGATTATATTGGTTCCTTAAGAAATATAAGATTTTAAAGTTAAAACAAGCCGAATTATTAGCACTATTTCTTTTTATCATTACTCCTTGGGCGGTTTTTAATGCCAGATTAGGTTATGAGGTAACCTTTGCCTTCGCTCTATTGTCACTGGGGATATTATTTTACGAAAAACCTATGTTATCTTTTTTTCTAATTTCTCTGTCCACCTATGCCGGCCACACCCAAAGATACTTAGCTCCATTAGTTCTCTTAATTATTTATTTTATTTTTTACTTTAAAAAACACCCGTTCAAAAAAATATTTTTACCACTAGTCTTGGCTGCCATAATTCAAATACCAAATATTATAATGATGTTCACTCCGGCATTTTGGATAAAAAACACCATTTTTACAAGTTCATTTATCGAGCAGTACTTTTCATACTTTTCTCCCCAAAATTTATTTAATAAACAGGACAATGATCCGCAAAGATCAATCCCGGGTCTGGCAATATTTTATTCATGGATGTTTTTCCCCTGGCTAGCAGGTATTTATGAGCTTTATATAAAGAGAAAAGTTCCCCTCTATTTTTACCTGATTTGTTTAATCATAATAATACCCCTCCCCGCAGCTCTGGCAAACGCTGATTACTCAACTCAGCGGGCATTGCCATTATTATTACCATACTCCATCGTAATAGCCATCGGTGTCGATAAAATATTACAAAATCTACAGCCCTCATCAGGAGTAGTTATTTCATTATGTGTTATTGCCTTCTCTTTGATTTTATTGTGGCGCTCATATTTTATTTTGTTTCCTCGGCAGCGGGCCACCGCCTGGAATTATGGTTATGACCAAATAGCAAAATTAATTAAAAATAACCCACAAAAACACTTTATTATCGATAATAGCCGAAATGTACCAGGTATTTTAATATTATTTTGGCTAAAATATCCGCCGTCGTTACTCCAACAGGAAAACCCAGCCCGGGGCGACTACTATTGGAAAGCCAGTAGTACAAGTAATACCAACTTTGCTAATGTCGAAGTCCGGCCGATTGATTGGAAAGTAGATTCCTGCAGGCATCAAGTTCTGGTCGGGGATGGGCTAGCAATGTCAAGTAACCAAATCTCTGAGCATTTTTTAAGTGAGTCTTTGTTAATCAAGGATAACCGTCATCAAATTATCCTCCAGGCCTACGATACAAATCCTGCCCTAAAGTGCGCCGCGCAAAGGTAATATCCCCGTGCGCTATAATATCCACATGACCGATGAGGAAGTTGTGGCTTTGGTCTGTAGCGGAGACAAAGACAAATTTGCCGTAATTATCCAAAGATACCAAGACAAGCTCTTCCGGTATATCAAAAGGCTTACCGACCGGTCAACCGCCGATATCGAAGACATTCTCTCCGACGTTTTTATATCAGCTTATACAAATCTTCTTGGCTTTGATCCCGACAAAAAGTTTGGCAGCTGGATTTATCGGATTGCCCACAACAAAGTAATTGATTATTTCAAATCTCAAAAGTCCACCTATTCTTTAAGTGAGGACTCAGAGGAGCTAGTCTGGAACGGGGAACAATTATTGGAAGACCTGGAAATCGAAAAAGAAAATAAAAAAATTATCAAAGCCGCGGTTTTGGAATTAGAGCTAAAATACAAAGAGGTAATTCTTTTATTTTATTTTGAAGGAAAAAGTTATCAGGAAATATCAGACATTTTACATCAAAATCCAAACCAAGTCGGTGTATTAATTCATCGTGCCAGGCAAAAACTAAAACAAAAATTAGGAAAAATTTATGAAAAAAAATCTAGGTAAAAAAATAATGGCCCAAATCGCCACCCAAGATGTCAGGATGAAACCAAGGTGGTGGTTTGTCGCCATCAAAGATGGTCAGGTACTATTACTAATTTCAGTTTTTGTCATCAGTGCTCTTTTAGTTACCGCCTGTATATATTTTATAGAACTAACCAACCCGCGCTCACTAATCAGGATGGGTGATGTCGGCAGAGAAGTTTTGCTTGAGAATTTACCATATTCTCTTATTCTGGCAGCGTCAGTTACTATACTTTTTGGTATTTTCATATATCCCAAAATAGGGGACAATTACAAAAAACAAAAACTCCAGATCTACCTTTTTATAATTTCCATCATCACCATCCTCACCATAGTTCTCACCTCCCTTAGGCTCATGATTGAAAGTGGTTGGTTTTTGTATTAAAGTTGAGCCTCTATTTCCAAGAAATCAGCCTCGAGTGATCCGTCCTGAAATTGATTAAGTTCATCAATAAGTTTTTGATCCTCCGTCTCCTTTGTCGTGATCCCGGTTGTCGGAATTAAATCTGGAATTTCAGATTGTTCCGGTGTCTCTGTTAAAGTCGGAGTCTCTTGCTTATAGTCAACAGCTTTATCCACCACCTCAGCTTTGGCTGAACATCCCGCCAGCATTAGGGAGGAAACCAACGCCAAGGCAATCGTCGTCAATAGCTTTCTATGTCTCATAATTTAGTTATTATTTGGCTGGTGCACTCGCTATCAATTTCATTACTTCCATTAAAAACTGATGCATTGATCTTATACTAATCCTCACCTTGTTGGCCAGTCCCCGAACTT
This window encodes:
- a CDS encoding RNA polymerase sigma factor produces the protein MTDEEVVALVCSGDKDKFAVIIQRYQDKLFRYIKRLTDRSTADIEDILSDVFISAYTNLLGFDPDKKFGSWIYRIAHNKVIDYFKSQKSTYSLSEDSEELVWNGEQLLEDLEIEKENKKIIKAAVLELELKYKEVILLFYFEGKSYQEISDILHQNPNQVGVLIHRARQKLKQKLGKIYEKKSR